One genomic window of Coffea eugenioides isolate CCC68of chromosome 1, Ceug_1.0, whole genome shotgun sequence includes the following:
- the LOC113768379 gene encoding uncharacterized protein LOC113768379, whose product MVPPPTYPYGMPAWYNPQAVCAYHSGASGHSTLDCKALKHKVQDMIETGEIVIRKREAQGPNVNRNPLPDHANIIGVILDDAEYVEQVKKLVREAEVFGVTDQPFVIELPFEEDEKPFILDLTPAESEALEPVVIEFPKQEPVLSLQQVPWNYDEPVIQIGEKSIAKKEVSVVTRSGKIANPFDATIPIQANNSEPPVKPTITEKEALDFLKRLQRSEYSVVEKLSKSPAQISMLDLLFSSDVHRDALLEVLTKAQIPKDISIANFSHMVGNVLFTKQITFSDDELPAEGIGHNKALYIAVRCNGKILPKVLIDNGSALNICPWSTLKKLGLQDIKLRPSGTIVRGFDGAQREPMGEVNLVIEMGPAQFQIACQVMHFPSVYNVLLGRPWIHKSGAVPSSLHQLLKFIVNDKLITIFAEEDCLVIADSGSEEDGSQHATVTPHSTADIVSVSWITKEEQALSKASVMMAKEMIRGGYEFDKGLGRDLQGILKPVEIMEKKDSFGLGFRPTAKDVKEMKERKRAEKEGRQKALEIPPLRYTFPRPTEVITSESNPVDGVEASLAQLFVGATFEGNCSDEAEFPDIPEGSISNWIAEFLPIRMEFR is encoded by the coding sequence atggtaccccctcctacctatCCGTATGGCATGCCCGCCTGGTATAACCCGcaagctgtctgtgcttatcacTCGGGGGCATCCGGGCATTCCACTTTGGATTGCAAGGCTCTCAAACATAAAgttcaagatatgattgaaaCTGGAGAGATTGTAATTAGAAAAAGGGAGGCACAAGGCCCGAATGTAAATAGGAACCCCTTGCCTGACCACGCTAATATCATTGGGGTCATTCTGGACGATGCAGAGTATGTGGAACAAGTCAAAAAATTGGTGAGGGAAGCTGAAGTAtttggggtcacagaccaaccATTTGTCATAGAATTGCCATTCGAAGAGGATGAAAAGCCTTTTATCTTAGATCTCACGCCAGCTGAGAGTGAGGCTTTGGAGCCAGTAGTCATTGAATTCCCGAAGCAGGAGCCTGTTCTGAGTCTGCAACAAGTGCCATGGAACTACGATGAACCCGTCATACAGATTGGGGAAAAATCAATTGCGAAGAAGGAAGTGTCAGTGGTCACCAGATCAGGGAAGATTGCAAATCCATTTGACGCTACCATTCCGATTCAAGCAAATAACTCCGAGCCGCCCGTTAAACCAACAATCACCGAGAAAGAAGCTttggattttcttaaaaggctccaGAGAAGTGAATACAGTGTAGTTGAGAAGCTGAGCAAATCACCCGCCCAAATATCCATGTTGGATCTGCTATTTTCTTCGGATGTACATAGGGACGCATTGCTCGAAGTATTGACAAAAGCTCAAATCCCAAAGGACATTTCGATCGCTAATTTCTCACACATGGTTGGGAACGTgttgtttacaaaacaaatcacTTTTTCCGACGACGAGTTACCGGCGGAAGGCATCGGACATAACAAGGCTCTGTACATAGCTGTGAGGTGCAATGGAAAAATTTTGCCGAAAGTGTTGATTGACAATGGATCTGCgcttaatatctgtccttggagTACCTTGAAAAAACTGGGGTTGCAAGACAtcaagctgaggccttcagggaccattgttagaggttttgatggagcgcAAAGAGAGCCTATGGGAGAAGTGAATTTAGTCATCGAGATGGGGCCCGCACAGTTCCAAATAGCTTGCCAAGTCATGCATTTTCCTAGTGTTTACAATGTTCTCCTTGGAAGGCCGTGGATTCATAAGTCTGGAGCTGTGCCTTCTTCATTGCATCAATTGCTGAAGTTCATAGTAAATGACAAGTTGATAACTATCTTTGCCGAGGAGGATTGCCTTGTGATTGCTGACTCTGGGTCCGAAGAAGATGGTAGCCAACACGCCACAGTGACCCCTCATAGTACAGCCGATATCGTCTCCGTAAGCTGGATAACAAAGGAGGAACAAGCTCTGTCAaaggccagtgtcatgatggccAAGGAAATGATACGTGGAGGAtatgaatttgacaaagggTTGGGACGTGATCTGCAAGGAATTCTGAAGCCAGTGGAAATTATGGAAAAGAAGGATTCATTCGGCTTGGGTTTCCGACCAACCGCCAAAGACgtcaaagaaatgaaggaacgTAAGAGGGCAGAGAAAGAAGGCAGGCAAAAGGCCCTTGAAATCCCACCACTGCGTTATACTTTTCCACGACCAACCGAGGTGATCACATCAGAAAGTAACCCAGTTGACGGAGTCGAAGCTAGTTTGGCacaattgttcgttggggcaacatttgaagGCAATTGCTCAGATGAGGCCGAGTTTCCCGACATCCCCGAAGGATCAATTTCCAATTGGATAGCCGAATTTCTGCCCATTCGGATggagtttcggtaa